One genomic window of Eptesicus fuscus isolate TK198812 chromosome 6, DD_ASM_mEF_20220401, whole genome shotgun sequence includes the following:
- the GRK6 gene encoding G protein-coupled receptor kinase 6 isoform X2, with protein sequence MLQFPHISQCEELRLSLERDYHSLCERQPIGRLLFREFCTTRPELTRCIAFLDEVAEYEVTPDEKRKACGQRLMQNFLSHTGPDLIPEVPQQLVTNCAQQLEKGPCKDLFQELTRLTHEYLSVAPFADYLDSIYFNRFLQWKWLERQPVTKNTFRQYRVLGKGGFGEVCACQVRATGKMYACKKLEKKRIKKRKGEAMALNEKQILEKVNSRFVVSLAYAYETKDALCLVLTLMNGGDLKFHIYHMGQAGFPEARAVFYAAEICCGLEDLHRERIVYRDLKPENILLDDHGHIRISDLGLAVHVPEGQTIKGRVGTVGYMAPEVVKNERYTFSPDWWALGCLLYEMIAGQSPFQQRKKKIKREEVERLVKEVAEEYSDQFSLQARSLCSQLLCKDPAERLGCRGGGACEVKEHPIFKKLNFKRLGAGILEPPFKPDPQAIYCKDVLDIEQFSTVKGVELEPADQDFYQKFATGSVSIPWQNEMVETECFQELNVFGLDGSVPPDLDWKGQPPAPPKKGLLQRLFSRQDCCGNCSDSEEELPTRL encoded by the exons ATGCTGCAGTTCCCCCACATCAGCCAGTGCGAAGAGCTGCGGCTCAGCCTCG agcGTGACTACCACAGCCTTTGCGAGCGGCAGCCCATTGGGCGCCTGCTGTTCCGAGAGTTCTGCACCACGAGGCCTGAGCTGACGCGCTGCATTGCCTTCCTGGATGAGGTG GCTGAGTATGAAGTGACTCCTGATGAGAAGAGGAAGGCATGTGGGCAGAGGCTAATGCAGAATTTTCTGAGCCACACG GGTCCTGACCTCATTCCTGAGGTCCCTCAGCAACTGGTGACTAACTGTGCCCAGCAGCTGGAGAAGGGGCCCTGCAAAGACCTCTTCCAGGAGCTAACCCG GCTGACCCATGAGTACCTGAGTGTGGCCCCTTTTGCCGACTACCTCGACAGCATCTACTTCAACCGTTTCCTGCAGTGGAAGTGGCTGGAAAG GCAGCCAGTGACCAAAAACACCTTCAGGCAGTACCGAGTCCTGGGCAAAGGTGGCTTTGGGGAG GTGTGCGCCTGCCAGGTACGGGCAACAGGCAAGATGTACGCCTGCAAGAAGCTGGAGAAGAAGCGCATCAAGAAGCGGAAAGGGGAGGCCATGGCACTCAATGAGAAGCAGATCCTGGAGAAAGTGAACAGTAGGTTTGTA GTGAGCTTGGCCTATGCCTATGAGACCAAGGATGCGCTGTGCCTGGTGCTGACACTGATGAACGGAGGTGACCTCAAGTTCCACATCTACCACATGGGCCAGGCTGGCTTCCCAGAGGCACGGGCCGTCTTCTACGCCGCCGAGATCTGCTGTGGCCTGGAGGACCTGCATCGGGAGCGCATTGTGTACAG GGACCTGAAGCCAGAGAACATCCTACTGGATGAccatg GTCACATCCGAATCTCTGACCTGGGGCTGGCTGTGCATGTGCCCGAGGGCCAGACCATCAAAGGCCGTGTGGGCACCGTGGGCTACATGG CTCCAGAGGTGGTGAAGAACGAACGGTACACATTCAGCCCAGACTGGTGGGCGCTAGGCTGCCTTCTGTACGAGATGATTGCCGGCCAGTCGCCCTTCcagcagaggaaaaagaagattAAGCGGGAGGAGGTGGAGCGGCTGGTGAAGGAGGTGGCTGAAGAGTACTCTGATCAAttttccctgcaggcccgctcACTCTGCTCCCAG CTCCTTTGCAAGGACCCTGCCGAGCGTCTGGGGTGTCGTGGAGGTGGTGCCTGTGAGGTGAAGGAGCACCCCATCTTCAAGAAACTGAACTTCAAGCGTCTGGGAGCGGGCATACTGGAGCCACCCTTCAAGCCTGAT CCCCAGGCCATTTATTGCAAGGATGTCCTGGACATCGAACAGTTCTCCACGGTTAAGGGTGTGGAGCTGGAACCCGCGGACCAGGACTTCTACCAGAAGTTTGCTACGGGCAGCGTGTCTATCCCCTGGCAGAATGAG ATGGTGGAGACCGAGTGCTTCCAGGAGCTGAATGTCTTcgggctggatggctcagttccCCCAGACCTGGACTGGAAGGGCcaaccccctgcaccccccaagAAGGGACTGCTGCAGAGACTCTTCAGTCGCCAG GATTGCTGTGGGAACTGCAGCGACAGTGAAGAAGAGCTCCCCACCCGCCTCTAG
- the PRR7 gene encoding proline-rich protein 7: protein MVMSQGTYTFLTCFAGFWLIWGLIVLLCCFCSFLRRRLKRRQEERLREQNLRVLELEPLELEGSLAGSPPGLAPPPPPHRGRLEAPAAHAHQHVHVHPLLHHGPAQPHAHPHAHHHALPHLQPPHLSVPPRPWSYPRQAESDMSKPPCYEEAVLMAEPPPPYSEVLTDTRGLYRKIVTPFLSRRDSAEKQEQPPPSYKPLFLDRGYTSALHLPSAPRPAAPCPALCLQADRGRRVFPSWTDSELSSREPLEPGAWRLPVSIPLFGRTTAV, encoded by the exons atGGTTATGTCCCAGGGCACCTACACGTTCCTAACGTGCTTCGCTGGTTTCTGGCTTATCTGGGGGCTCATCGTCCTACTGTGCTGCTTCTGCAGCTTCCTGCGCCGCCGCCTCAAACGGCGCCAGGAGGAGCGACTGCGTGAGCAGAACCTGCGCGTCCTCGAGTTGGAGCCCCTCGAGCTCGAGGGCAGCCTGGCCGGGAGCCCCCCGGGCCTCGCGCCCCCGCCACCACCGCACCGCGGCCGCCTTGAAGCGCCGGCGGCGCACGCGCACCAACACGTGCACGTGCACCCGCTGCTGCATCACGGGCCAGCACAGCCACACGCGCATCCGCACGCACACCACCACGCACTGCCGCACCTGCAGCCGCCGCACCTCTCCGTGCCGCCCCGGCCCTGGAGCTACCCGCGCCAAG CGGAATCGGACATGTCCAAGCCTCCGTGCTACGAAGAGGCGGTGCTGATGGCCGAGCCGCCGCCGCCCTACAGTGAGGTGCTCACCGACACCCGCGGCCTCTACCGCAAGATCGTCACGCCCTTTCTGAGCCGCCGCGACAGCGCAGAGAAACAGGAGCAGCCGCCGCCCAGTTATAAGCCGCTGTTCCTGGACCGAGGCTACACGTCGGCGCTGCACCTGCCTAGCGCCCCGCGGCCCGCGGCGCCCTGCCCTGCACTCTGCCTGCAGGCGGACCGAGGCCGCCGGGTCTTCCCCAGCTGGACCGACTCGGAGCTCAGCAGCCGTGAGCCGCTGGAGCCCGGAGCTTGGCGCCTGCCGGTCTCCATCCCCTTGTTCGGGAGGACTACAGCCGTATAG
- the GRK6 gene encoding G protein-coupled receptor kinase 6 isoform X1 → MELENIVANTVLLKAREGGGGNRKGKSKKWRQMLQFPHISQCEELRLSLERDYHSLCERQPIGRLLFREFCTTRPELTRCIAFLDEVAEYEVTPDEKRKACGQRLMQNFLSHTGPDLIPEVPQQLVTNCAQQLEKGPCKDLFQELTRLTHEYLSVAPFADYLDSIYFNRFLQWKWLERQPVTKNTFRQYRVLGKGGFGEVCACQVRATGKMYACKKLEKKRIKKRKGEAMALNEKQILEKVNSRFVVSLAYAYETKDALCLVLTLMNGGDLKFHIYHMGQAGFPEARAVFYAAEICCGLEDLHRERIVYRDLKPENILLDDHGHIRISDLGLAVHVPEGQTIKGRVGTVGYMAPEVVKNERYTFSPDWWALGCLLYEMIAGQSPFQQRKKKIKREEVERLVKEVAEEYSDQFSLQARSLCSQLLCKDPAERLGCRGGGACEVKEHPIFKKLNFKRLGAGILEPPFKPDPQAIYCKDVLDIEQFSTVKGVELEPADQDFYQKFATGSVSIPWQNEMVETECFQELNVFGLDGSVPPDLDWKGQPPAPPKKGLLQRLFSRQDCCGNCSDSEEELPTRL, encoded by the exons ATGGAGCTCGAAAACATCGTAGCGAACACGGTGCTACTCAAGGCCCGGGAAG GTGGTGGCGGGAATCGCAAAGGCAAAAGCAAGAAATGGCGACAGATGCTGCAGTTCCCCCACATCAGCCAGTGCGAAGAGCTGCGGCTCAGCCTCG agcGTGACTACCACAGCCTTTGCGAGCGGCAGCCCATTGGGCGCCTGCTGTTCCGAGAGTTCTGCACCACGAGGCCTGAGCTGACGCGCTGCATTGCCTTCCTGGATGAGGTG GCTGAGTATGAAGTGACTCCTGATGAGAAGAGGAAGGCATGTGGGCAGAGGCTAATGCAGAATTTTCTGAGCCACACG GGTCCTGACCTCATTCCTGAGGTCCCTCAGCAACTGGTGACTAACTGTGCCCAGCAGCTGGAGAAGGGGCCCTGCAAAGACCTCTTCCAGGAGCTAACCCG GCTGACCCATGAGTACCTGAGTGTGGCCCCTTTTGCCGACTACCTCGACAGCATCTACTTCAACCGTTTCCTGCAGTGGAAGTGGCTGGAAAG GCAGCCAGTGACCAAAAACACCTTCAGGCAGTACCGAGTCCTGGGCAAAGGTGGCTTTGGGGAG GTGTGCGCCTGCCAGGTACGGGCAACAGGCAAGATGTACGCCTGCAAGAAGCTGGAGAAGAAGCGCATCAAGAAGCGGAAAGGGGAGGCCATGGCACTCAATGAGAAGCAGATCCTGGAGAAAGTGAACAGTAGGTTTGTA GTGAGCTTGGCCTATGCCTATGAGACCAAGGATGCGCTGTGCCTGGTGCTGACACTGATGAACGGAGGTGACCTCAAGTTCCACATCTACCACATGGGCCAGGCTGGCTTCCCAGAGGCACGGGCCGTCTTCTACGCCGCCGAGATCTGCTGTGGCCTGGAGGACCTGCATCGGGAGCGCATTGTGTACAG GGACCTGAAGCCAGAGAACATCCTACTGGATGAccatg GTCACATCCGAATCTCTGACCTGGGGCTGGCTGTGCATGTGCCCGAGGGCCAGACCATCAAAGGCCGTGTGGGCACCGTGGGCTACATGG CTCCAGAGGTGGTGAAGAACGAACGGTACACATTCAGCCCAGACTGGTGGGCGCTAGGCTGCCTTCTGTACGAGATGATTGCCGGCCAGTCGCCCTTCcagcagaggaaaaagaagattAAGCGGGAGGAGGTGGAGCGGCTGGTGAAGGAGGTGGCTGAAGAGTACTCTGATCAAttttccctgcaggcccgctcACTCTGCTCCCAG CTCCTTTGCAAGGACCCTGCCGAGCGTCTGGGGTGTCGTGGAGGTGGTGCCTGTGAGGTGAAGGAGCACCCCATCTTCAAGAAACTGAACTTCAAGCGTCTGGGAGCGGGCATACTGGAGCCACCCTTCAAGCCTGAT CCCCAGGCCATTTATTGCAAGGATGTCCTGGACATCGAACAGTTCTCCACGGTTAAGGGTGTGGAGCTGGAACCCGCGGACCAGGACTTCTACCAGAAGTTTGCTACGGGCAGCGTGTCTATCCCCTGGCAGAATGAG ATGGTGGAGACCGAGTGCTTCCAGGAGCTGAATGTCTTcgggctggatggctcagttccCCCAGACCTGGACTGGAAGGGCcaaccccctgcaccccccaagAAGGGACTGCTGCAGAGACTCTTCAGTCGCCAG GATTGCTGTGGGAACTGCAGCGACAGTGAAGAAGAGCTCCCCACCCGCCTCTAG
- the GRK6 gene encoding G protein-coupled receptor kinase 6 isoform X3, whose protein sequence is MELENIVANTVLLKAREGGGGNRKGKSKKWRQMLQFPHISQCEELRLSLERDYHSLCERQPIGRLLFREFCTTRPELTRCIAFLDEVAEYEVTPDEKRKACGQRLMQNFLSHTGPDLIPEVPQQLVTNCAQQLEKGPCKDLFQELTRLTHEYLSVAPFADYLDSIYFNRFLQWKWLERQPVTKNTFRQYRVLGKGGFGEVCACQVRATGKMYACKKLEKKRIKKRKGEAMALNEKQILEKVNSRFVVSLAYAYETKDALCLVLTLMNGGDLKFHIYHMGQAGFPEARAVFYAAEICCGLEDLHRERIVYRDLKPENILLDDHGHIRISDLGLAVHVPEGQTIKGRVGTVGYMAPEVVKNERYTFSPDWWALGCLLYEMIAGQSPFQQRKKKIKREEVERLVKEVAEEYSDQFSLQARSLCSQLLCKDPAERLGCRGGGACEVKEHPIFKKLNFKRLGAGILEPPFKPDPQAIYCKDVLDIEQFSTVKGVELEPADQDFYQKFATGSVSIPWQNEMVETECFQELNVFGLDGSVPPDLDWKGQPPAPPKKGLLQRLFSRQRIAVGTAATVKKSSPPASSPQSEAPTGGWR, encoded by the exons ATGGAGCTCGAAAACATCGTAGCGAACACGGTGCTACTCAAGGCCCGGGAAG GTGGTGGCGGGAATCGCAAAGGCAAAAGCAAGAAATGGCGACAGATGCTGCAGTTCCCCCACATCAGCCAGTGCGAAGAGCTGCGGCTCAGCCTCG agcGTGACTACCACAGCCTTTGCGAGCGGCAGCCCATTGGGCGCCTGCTGTTCCGAGAGTTCTGCACCACGAGGCCTGAGCTGACGCGCTGCATTGCCTTCCTGGATGAGGTG GCTGAGTATGAAGTGACTCCTGATGAGAAGAGGAAGGCATGTGGGCAGAGGCTAATGCAGAATTTTCTGAGCCACACG GGTCCTGACCTCATTCCTGAGGTCCCTCAGCAACTGGTGACTAACTGTGCCCAGCAGCTGGAGAAGGGGCCCTGCAAAGACCTCTTCCAGGAGCTAACCCG GCTGACCCATGAGTACCTGAGTGTGGCCCCTTTTGCCGACTACCTCGACAGCATCTACTTCAACCGTTTCCTGCAGTGGAAGTGGCTGGAAAG GCAGCCAGTGACCAAAAACACCTTCAGGCAGTACCGAGTCCTGGGCAAAGGTGGCTTTGGGGAG GTGTGCGCCTGCCAGGTACGGGCAACAGGCAAGATGTACGCCTGCAAGAAGCTGGAGAAGAAGCGCATCAAGAAGCGGAAAGGGGAGGCCATGGCACTCAATGAGAAGCAGATCCTGGAGAAAGTGAACAGTAGGTTTGTA GTGAGCTTGGCCTATGCCTATGAGACCAAGGATGCGCTGTGCCTGGTGCTGACACTGATGAACGGAGGTGACCTCAAGTTCCACATCTACCACATGGGCCAGGCTGGCTTCCCAGAGGCACGGGCCGTCTTCTACGCCGCCGAGATCTGCTGTGGCCTGGAGGACCTGCATCGGGAGCGCATTGTGTACAG GGACCTGAAGCCAGAGAACATCCTACTGGATGAccatg GTCACATCCGAATCTCTGACCTGGGGCTGGCTGTGCATGTGCCCGAGGGCCAGACCATCAAAGGCCGTGTGGGCACCGTGGGCTACATGG CTCCAGAGGTGGTGAAGAACGAACGGTACACATTCAGCCCAGACTGGTGGGCGCTAGGCTGCCTTCTGTACGAGATGATTGCCGGCCAGTCGCCCTTCcagcagaggaaaaagaagattAAGCGGGAGGAGGTGGAGCGGCTGGTGAAGGAGGTGGCTGAAGAGTACTCTGATCAAttttccctgcaggcccgctcACTCTGCTCCCAG CTCCTTTGCAAGGACCCTGCCGAGCGTCTGGGGTGTCGTGGAGGTGGTGCCTGTGAGGTGAAGGAGCACCCCATCTTCAAGAAACTGAACTTCAAGCGTCTGGGAGCGGGCATACTGGAGCCACCCTTCAAGCCTGAT CCCCAGGCCATTTATTGCAAGGATGTCCTGGACATCGAACAGTTCTCCACGGTTAAGGGTGTGGAGCTGGAACCCGCGGACCAGGACTTCTACCAGAAGTTTGCTACGGGCAGCGTGTCTATCCCCTGGCAGAATGAG ATGGTGGAGACCGAGTGCTTCCAGGAGCTGAATGTCTTcgggctggatggctcagttccCCCAGACCTGGACTGGAAGGGCcaaccccctgcaccccccaagAAGGGACTGCTGCAGAGACTCTTCAGTCGCCAG ag GATTGCTGTGGGAACTGCAGCGACAGTGAAGAAGAGCTCCCCACCCGCCTCTAGCCCCCAGTCCGAGGCCCCGACCGGCGGTTGGCGGTAG
- the DBN1 gene encoding drebrin has protein sequence MAGVSFSGHRLELLAAYEEVIREESAADWALYTYEDGSDDLKLAASGDGGLQELSGHFENQKVMYGFCSVKDSQAALPKYVLINWVGEDVPDARKCACASHVAKVAEFFQGVDVIVNASSVEDIDAGAIGQRLSNGLARLSSPVLHRLRLREDENAEPVGTTYQKTDAAVEMKRINREQFWEQAKKEEELRKEEERKKALDERLRFEQERMEQERQEQEERERRYREREQQIEEHRRKQQTLEAEEAKRRLNEQSIFGDRRDEEEETQMKKSESEVEEAAAIIAQRPDNPREFFKQQERVASASVGSCDVPSPFNHRPGSHLDSHRRMAPTPIPTRSPSDSSTASTPVSEQIERALDEVTSSQPPPPPPPPPQTQETQEPGPGLEGEGTSKEARAAAPEAWAGPVEESPQAREPPQGQGSSIEDFMFMVAPEQGVLAAPLEPAIANTTAADTLAAAAIETDDVAAADTAVANTVAPATASLIDLWPDNGDGASAPQAEPRALTAPSGAEVTLAEVSLLDEGAQEPLPPAGEVCASLLSFDELPEPPATFCDPEEEVEGEPLAAPQAPTPPSALEELDQEPELEPEPEPEPEPHLLTNGETTQKEGTQASEGYFSQSQEEEFAQSEDLCAKAPPPVFYNKPPEIDITCWDADPVPEEEEGFEGGD, from the exons GGCTCTGTACACATATGAGGATGGCTCAGATGACCTCAAGCTTGCAGCATCAGGAG ACGGGGGCTTGCAGGAACTCTCAGGCCACTTTGAAAACCAGAAGGTGATGTACGGCTTCTGCAGCGTCAAGGACTCCCAGGCTGCGCTGCCAAAATACGTGCTCATCAACTGG GTTGGTGAAGATGTGCCTGATGCCCGAAAATGCGCTTGTGCCAGCCATGTGGCTAAGGTGGCTGAATTCTTCCAG GGTGTCGATGTGATTGTGAATGCCAGCAGCGTGGAAGACATAGATGCGGGTGCCATCGGGCAGCGGCTTTCCAACGGTCTGGCACGGCTCTCCAGCCCTGTGCTGCACCGGCTGCGGCTGCGTGAGGATGAGAATGCTGagccggtg GGCACCACCTACCAGAAGACTGACGCCGCTGTGGAGATGAAGCGGATTAACCGTGAGCAGTTCTGGGAGCAGGCTAAG AAGGAGGAAGagctgaggaaggaggaggagcggaAGAAGGCCCTGGATGAGAGACTCAGGTTTGAGCAAGAGCGGATGGAGCAGGAGCGGCAAGAGCAGGAGGAGCGGGAGCGGCGCTACAGAGAGAGGGAACAGCAGATTGAAGAGCACAG GAGGAAACAGCAGACTTTAGAAGCTGAGGAGGCCAAGAGGCGGTTAAATGAGCAGTCTATCTTT gGTGACCGGAGGGATGAAGAGGAAGAGACCCAGATGAAGAAGTCAGAATCGGAGGTAGAG GAGGCAGCGGCCATTATTGCCCAGCGGCCTGACAACCCACGGGAGTTCTTCAAGCAGCAGGAACGAGTCGCATCGGCCTCTGTGGGCAGCTGCGATGTGCCCTCGCCCTTCAATCATAGACCAG GCAGCCACCTGGACAGTCACCGGAGGATGGCgcccactcccatccccacccgGAGCCCATCTGACTCCAGCACAGCCTCCACCCCTGTCTCTGAGCAAATCGAGCGGGCCCTGGATGAGGTCACGTCCTCtcagcctccaccaccaccaccaccacctccacaaaCCCAAG AGACCCaggagcctggccctggcctggaGGGCGAAGGGACCAGCAAGGAGGCCAGAGCTGCAGcccctgaggcctgggctggccccgTGGAGGAGTCCCCGCAGGCACGGGAGCCTCCCCAGGGGCAAGGCAGCTCCATAGAGGACTTTATGTTCATGGTGGCTCCTGAGCAGGGTGTCCTGGCTGCCCCTCTAGAGCCTGCCATAGCCAACACCACCGCAGCCGACACCCTGGCAGCTGCTGCCATTGAAACCGATGACGTTGCTGCTGCTGACACCGCTGTTGCCAACACTGTcgcccctgccactgccagcctcaTTGACCTATGGCCTGACAACGGGGATGGCGCCTCCGCACCCCAGGCTGAGCCTAGGGCTCTGACAGCACCCTCAGGTGCTGAGGTCACTCTGGCGGAGGTGTCCCTGCTGGATGAGGGGGctcaggagccactgccaccagcAGGTGAAGTCTGTGCCAGTCTCCTCAGTTTTGATGAGCTGCCTGAGCCACCAGCCACCTTCTGTGACCCAGAGGAGGAAGTAGAAGGGGAGCCCCTGGCGGCCCCCCAAGCCCCTACTCCACCCTCTGCTCTAGAGGAGCTGGATCAGGAGCCGGAGCtggagcccgagcccgagcctgAGCCGGAGCCCCACCTGCTGACCAATGGCGAGACCACCCAGAAGGAGGGGACTCAG GCCAGTGAGGGGTACTTCAGCCAATCACAGGAGGAGGAGTTCGCCCAATCAGAAGATCTGTGTGCAAAGGCTCCGCCTCCTGTGTTCTACAATAAGCCTCCAG AAATTGACATCACCTGCTGGGATGCAGACCCAGTCCCGGAAGAGGAGGAGGGCTTCGAGGGCGGCGATTAG